The Thermus islandicus DSM 21543 DNA segment AGCTTAAGTGACTAAATTCACGATTTTCCAGGCTCGTGCCAAAACTCTCCTCAAAGCTCCACCAGGTCCACCCGCTCCAGCACGGGAAGGGCCCTCAAGGCCTCTAAGACCTCGGGCGCAGGCTTCTGGTCCACGGTGAGGACAAAAAGGGCCCTCCCCCCGGGCACGTCCCGGCCGAGCTGCATCCCGGCGATGTTCACCCCCGCCTCCCCCAAAAGGGTCCCCACCTGCCCCACCACCCCGGGGCGGTCGTAGTTCACGCAGACCAGCATGTACCCCTCCGGGATGGCCTCGAGGGCATAGTCGTCCACGCCCACGAGCCTGGGCCTCCCCCCCATGACCACCCCTCGGGCCCTGCGGGACTCCTGGTCGGTGGTCAGGCGCACCTCCACCAGCCTGGTGTACTCCCCGGCCTCCTCCTGCCGCCAGGTGACAAGCCGGATCCCCCGGTCCTTGAGCAGGGGTTTGGCGGCCACCAGGTTCACCCCCTCCTGGCCCAAGACCCGGGAAAGGAGGCCCTTGGCCACGGCGCTGGCCACGGGCTCTGGGTCCTTCTCGTACCGGCCCAGGAACCCTACCTCCAAGACCTCCGGCCGCCCCCGGGTGATCTGGGCCAGGAGCTTGCCCAGGACCTCCCCGAGGGGCAGGAAGCCCTTCAGGGCCTCGAGGGCCTCGGGGTCAAACCCGGTGTTCAGGGCGTAGGCCAGGTCTCCCTCCAGGGTGCGCACCACCCGCTCCAGGATGGCCTCCCCCACCCTTTCCTGGGCCTCCACGGTGTTCGCCCCCAGGTGGGCGGTGAGGACGACCCGAGGGTGCTTTAGGAGGGGATGGTCCTTGGGCGGGGGCTCCACGCTGTAGACGTCCAAGCCGGCGGCGAAAAGGTGGCCCTCCTCCAGGACTTCCAGCAGGGCCTTCTCGTCCACGATCCCCCCCCTTGCCGCGTTCACCACCACCGCCCCCCGGGGCAGGAGGTAAAGCTCCCGCCGGCCGATCATCCCCCGGGTCTCCTCGGTGAGGGGGGTGTGCACGGTGAGGAAATGGCTTTGGCGGAGGAGGTCCTCCAGGTGCTCCAAAAGCTCCACCCCCAGGCTTTCCGCCCGGGTCCTGGGGATGTAGGGATCGTAGGCCAGAACCCGCATCTCAAAGCCCTTGGCAAACCGGGCCACCTGGCTACCGATCCGGCCCAGGCCCACGATGCCCAGGGTCTTCCCCTTGAGCTCCAGCCCCAAGAACCTGCGGTCCCACTCCCCCTGCCGAACCTTGCGGTCGGAGAGGGCAATGCCCCGGGCGGCGGCAAGGAGGAGGCCGAA contains these protein-coding regions:
- the serA gene encoding phosphoglycerate dehydrogenase; this translates as MWRVLVADDMRLGDLKYPGVLLDYRPGIGREELLEVIPAYDALITRSRTQVDEELLRRGKRLKVVGRGGVGVDNVDLEAASRLGILVVNVPEANTRSAAELAFGLLLAAARGIALSDRKVRQGEWDRRFLGLELKGKTLGIVGLGRIGSQVARFAKGFEMRVLAYDPYIPRTRAESLGVELLEHLEDLLRQSHFLTVHTPLTEETRGMIGRRELYLLPRGAVVVNAARGGIVDEKALLEVLEEGHLFAAGLDVYSVEPPPKDHPLLKHPRVVLTAHLGANTVEAQERVGEAILERVVRTLEGDLAYALNTGFDPEALEALKGFLPLGEVLGKLLAQITRGRPEVLEVGFLGRYEKDPEPVASAVAKGLLSRVLGQEGVNLVAAKPLLKDRGIRLVTWRQEEAGEYTRLVEVRLTTDQESRRARGVVMGGRPRLVGVDDYALEAIPEGYMLVCVNYDRPGVVGQVGTLLGEAGVNIAGMQLGRDVPGGRALFVLTVDQKPAPEVLEALRALPVLERVDLVEL